Genomic segment of Hydrogenobacter sp.:
GTTTAAGATGGAGCAAGGTGTTATAGATTGTTTTAAATCTTTCCTCAAAGAACTTGAGGCACACGGCTACTTTGTTGAAGAGGTTTCCCTACCTCACGTGAAGTACTCTATACCTGCTTACTACGTTATAGCACCCTCTGAGGCTTCCTCAAACCTTGCTCGTTATGACGGTGTAAGATACGGTTACAGAGCAAGCAATTACTCGGATCTTTTTGAGATGTATGCAAGAACCAGAGATGAGGGTTTTGGATCCGAGGTAAAAAGGAGGATCATGCTTGGAACTTTTGCCCTTTCAAGCGGTTATTACGATGCATACTACCTTAAAGCTATGAAAGTAAGATCCTTAATAAAGAGGGATTTTGATCAAGCCTTTGAGAAGGTGGATATTTTGGCGTCTCCCACCTCTCCCACTGTAGCCTTTAGACTTGGAGAGAAAACTTCTGACCCCATACAGATGTATTTATCTGACATATTTACGGTATCTGTAAATCTTGCCGGACTACCAGCTATCTCCATACCCATAGGCATGTCCTCTGGTCTGCCTGTAGGTGGACAGCTTATAGGTAAGCCCTTTGATGAGGTAACGCTCCTGAGAGTGTCATACTTGTGGGAACATCTATACAGACATTACGAATTTGTACCACTCACTTAGATTATAATTCTGATATGCGTGAAATACTTATCACCGACGTTTCGCTCAGAGATGGTATACAGTGCATACTCGCAACCCGTGTAAAGACGGACGATATGTTACCTATCATTGAGTTGCTTGATAGATGCGGTTTTTGGTCTTTGGAGGTATGGGGAGGTGCAACCTTTGATGTATGTCTGAGGTATCTTAAAGAAGACCCCTGGGAAAGGCTCAGAAAGTTCAAGGATCACGCAAAAAACACAAAACTGGAGATGCTCCTGAGAGGTCAAAACATAGTCGGATACAAACATTATTCCGATGATGTGGTAGAAGCCTTCATCAAGAAGGCTTACGATAATGGTATAGAGGTGTTCAGAATTTTTGATGCTCTGAACGATATCAG
This window contains:
- a CDS encoding amidase family protein, with product FKMEQGVIDCFKSFLKELEAHGYFVEEVSLPHVKYSIPAYYVIAPSEASSNLARYDGVRYGYRASNYSDLFEMYARTRDEGFGSEVKRRIMLGTFALSSGYYDAYYLKAMKVRSLIKRDFDQAFEKVDILASPTSPTVAFRLGEKTSDPIQMYLSDIFTVSVNLAGLPAISIPIGMSSGLPVGGQLIGKPFDEVTLLRVSYLWEHLYRHYEFVPLT